One genomic segment of Bos javanicus breed banteng chromosome 23, ARS-OSU_banteng_1.0, whole genome shotgun sequence includes these proteins:
- the LOC133236419 gene encoding glutathione S-transferase A1 isoform X1, with translation MAGKPTLHYFNGRGRMECIRWLLAAAGVEFEEKFIEKPEDLDKLKNDGSLMFQQVPMVEIDGMKLVQTRAILNYIATKYNLYGKDMKERALIDMYSEGVADLGEMIMHFPLCPPAEKDAKLTLIREKTTNRYLPAFENVLKSHGQDYLVGNKLSRADIHLVELLYYVEELDPSLLANFPLLKALKARVSNIPAVKKFLQPGSQRKPPTDEKKIEEARKVFKF, from the exons AtggcagggaagcccactcttcaCTATTTCAATGGACGCGGCAGAATGGAGTGCATTCGGTGGCTCCTAGCTGCAGCTGGAGTGGAG TTTGAAGAGAAATTTATAGAAAAACCAGAAGACTTGGATAAGTTAAAAAATG atgGGAGTTTGATGTTCCAGCAAGTGCCAATGGTTGAAATTGATGGGATGAAGCTGGTGCAGACCAGAGCCATTCTCAACTACATTGCCACCAAATACAACCTCTACGGGAAAGACATGAAGGAGAGAGCCCT gaTTGATATGTATTCAGAGGGTGTGGCAGATTTGGGGGAAATGATCATGCATTTTCCACTGTGCCCACCTGCTGAAAAAGATGCCAAGCTGACCCTAATCCGAGAAAAGACAACAAACCGTTATCTCCCTGCATTTGAAAAT GTGCTGAAGAGCCATGGACAAGACTACCTGGTGGGCAACAAGCTGAGCAGGGCTGACATCCACTTGGTTGAACTTCTCTACTATGTGGAAGAGCTGGACCCCAGCCTTTTGGCCAACTTCCCTCTGCTAAAG gcccTAAAAGCCAGAGTCAGCAATATCCCGGCCGTGAAGAAATTTCTGCAGCCTGGCAGCCAGAGGAAGCCTCCCACggatgagaaaaaaatagaagaagccAGGAAGGTTTTCAAGTTTTAG
- the LOC133236419 gene encoding glutathione S-transferase A1 isoform X2 — MFQQVPMVEIDGMKLVQTRAILNYIATKYNLYGKDMKERALIDMYSEGVADLGEMIMHFPLCPPAEKDAKLTLIREKTTNRYLPAFENVLKSHGQDYLVGNKLSRADIHLVELLYYVEELDPSLLANFPLLKALKARVSNIPAVKKFLQPGSQRKPPTDEKKIEEARKVFKF; from the exons ATGTTCCAGCAAGTGCCAATGGTTGAAATTGATGGGATGAAGCTGGTGCAGACCAGAGCCATTCTCAACTACATTGCCACCAAATACAACCTCTACGGGAAAGACATGAAGGAGAGAGCCCT gaTTGATATGTATTCAGAGGGTGTGGCAGATTTGGGGGAAATGATCATGCATTTTCCACTGTGCCCACCTGCTGAAAAAGATGCCAAGCTGACCCTAATCCGAGAAAAGACAACAAACCGTTATCTCCCTGCATTTGAAAAT GTGCTGAAGAGCCATGGACAAGACTACCTGGTGGGCAACAAGCTGAGCAGGGCTGACATCCACTTGGTTGAACTTCTCTACTATGTGGAAGAGCTGGACCCCAGCCTTTTGGCCAACTTCCCTCTGCTAAAG gcccTAAAAGCCAGAGTCAGCAATATCCCGGCCGTGAAGAAATTTCTGCAGCCTGGCAGCCAGAGGAAGCCTCCCACggatgagaaaaaaatagaagaagccAGGAAGGTTTTCAAGTTTTAG
- the LOC133236419 gene encoding glutathione S-transferase A1 isoform X3 — MYSEGVADLGEMIMHFPLCPPAEKDAKLTLIREKTTNRYLPAFENVLKSHGQDYLVGNKLSRADIHLVELLYYVEELDPSLLANFPLLKALKARVSNIPAVKKFLQPGSQRKPPTDEKKIEEARKVFKF; from the exons ATGTATTCAGAGGGTGTGGCAGATTTGGGGGAAATGATCATGCATTTTCCACTGTGCCCACCTGCTGAAAAAGATGCCAAGCTGACCCTAATCCGAGAAAAGACAACAAACCGTTATCTCCCTGCATTTGAAAAT GTGCTGAAGAGCCATGGACAAGACTACCTGGTGGGCAACAAGCTGAGCAGGGCTGACATCCACTTGGTTGAACTTCTCTACTATGTGGAAGAGCTGGACCCCAGCCTTTTGGCCAACTTCCCTCTGCTAAAG gcccTAAAAGCCAGAGTCAGCAATATCCCGGCCGTGAAGAAATTTCTGCAGCCTGGCAGCCAGAGGAAGCCTCCCACggatgagaaaaaaatagaagaagccAGGAAGGTTTTCAAGTTTTAG